Sequence from the Exiguobacterium aurantiacum genome:
CATCGGGATGATGCTGTTATTGATATTACTCATGACAAAAATCATCCGAGTCGAGTGGATCGAGGACAGTGCCGGCTTCCTTACGAAACATCTCGCTTTCTTCTTTATCCCGATTGCGGTCGGCCTCATGTCGTATAGCGGTCTCTTAAAAGCAGAAGGGATTCCGCTCTTCCTCGCCTTGATTGTCAGTCTGGTTGTCGGACTCGTCGTGACCGCGGTCGTCTCCGGAAGACGAGGTGAAGTGTCATGACATTATTTTGGGTACTCGTCACAATCGGCGTCTATCTCGTCAGCCGAAAGTTGTCATTCAAGTGGGCGTCCCCGTTCACGAACGTCGTCTTCTTGAGCACGACTTTTTTGATTGTGATGCTCCTTCTCTTTGAGCAGCCATACGACGTATATGAACCGGCCAAAGATTTAATCACGATTTTACTCGGACCGGCGACCGTTGCCCTCGGCCTGCCGCTGTATCGTAACTTGCCGACGCTCCTCGCACGCGCACAACGCGCCATTAGCGCGATTGTTGCCGGTACCGTCTCGACGATCGTCGTCGCAGTCCTGATCGGTACGGCGCTCAAACTGACGGACCAAGTGCTCATCGGACTAGCGGTCAAATCCGTCACTGCTCCGATTGCGCTCGAACTGGCAAAACAGCTCCAAGGAGACGCGGCCCTTGCGGCTTCCATC
This genomic interval carries:
- a CDS encoding LrgB family protein — protein: MTLFWVLVTIGVYLVSRKLSFKWASPFTNVVFLSTTFLIVMLLLFEQPYDVYEPAKDLITILLGPATVALGLPLYRNLPTLLARAQRAISAIVAGTVSTIVVAVLIGTALKLTDQVLIGLAVKSVTAPIALELAKQLQGDAALAASITVACGILGAMFGPLMLSLFKVTDPFTRGLALGTISHGIGTAQAATEHPLSGATGGAAMGLSAIFTSFLLPFLLPLLF
- a CDS encoding CidA/LrgA family protein, whose product is MQFFIKWMIGLSLLFGLSAFGNWIVATLEWKVPGNVIGMMLLLILLMTKIIRVEWIEDSAGFLTKHLAFFFIPIAVGLMSYSGLLKAEGIPLFLALIVSLVVGLVVTAVVSGRRGEVS